TATCGAACAAGTGAGATCCTTGCTCAATATGTATTCTACACCGATTTCCAGTGCGTGTCAATTGGGCATTGCTATCCAAACAAAATTCCTACGCCAAGAAGATGCGCGATGACACGACATGCGGTATGGTAATTCTATCACGAATGGAGGGATGACAAGTGGTCGAACACGTCGTGCTATTCAAATTTGGTCCCCATACCACAGACGAGCAAATGCAGGAATGCATTGAAAAAGCAGCCACACTTCAAGATGAAATACCGGGAATTGTTGACTTTGTGGCTGGACGGGACTTCTCAGGAAGAAATCAAGGATTTCAGGTGGGTTTAACCGTTCGCTTCAAAGACCGTGAGGCACTTGACCACTACATACCTCACCCAAAACACCAAGAATTTGTTCAATACACCTTAGATATTGGCCGCCAGGACATTATTGTGCTCGATTTCGAAATCTGATACAGCAACTTTCATGAAACGCTGGGGGCGTTCTTCTCCCCAGCGTTTCGTATGTTTCCCGTCGCGTATGAACTTAGGCACTTGCGCCGTCAAGACCGAGTTCCGGTGCAATCGCCGCTAGGGCACCAATCACCGTCGCGATGTGATCATCGAGGCTTACGCCCAGTTCCTCGGCCCCCAAGTATACGTCATCCCGGTTCACGCCACGGGCAAACGCCTTATCCTTTAATTTCTTCTTCACACTTCGCACTTCTACTTCTGCGAGGTTCTTTGTCGGTCGAACCATTGCAACAGCCATCACGAAACCAGATATTTCATCGCAAGCGAATACGACTTTGCTCAACGGCGTGTCGCGTTGCAGATGATTGTAATCGGCGTGTGCGCGGATGGCGTAGATGACGTCTTCCGGATAACCTTGTTCAGCTAAAATGCGGGATCCGACAATCGTGTGCTCTTCTTTTGAAGGGTACATTTCGTAGTCGAAGTCGTGCAATAGCCCGGCTATGCCCCACTTTTCTACATCCTCCCCAAACTTTTCGGCATAAGCGCGACAAGCCGCTTCCACCGCATACGCGTGCCGTAGCAAGGACTCAGATTTCGTATACTGTTTCAACAACTGTAAGGCGTCTGCACGCGTCTTCATGTAATCCCCCCAGAATCGATGTGGAACAACTTAATGTACTGTCAATTCTAAAAACACTTTCCATTTTACATCGCCGCACGCGAGATGGGCTAGAATTCATAGGAACCTGTTCTGCACTTTTCGTGTAAACGGTTTCGGTAGCTTTCGAGAAATCGTTCACCTTATACTGTACTTGCATATCGCATACCCCCACATGTGGGGCGGCCGTCATGAGGCCGCCCTTTTCATTGACCACAGGACCCTCTCGACGTAAACCGCGTCTTTTCTATCCATATAACGGAAAACAATTAAACAATTCGTGATCTCCCCTGTTTTAAGTGGCCTAGCACTCAACAATCACCTATTAGTAGAGAGGATACGTAAGGTACAATAAGAGTTTGTAGGACACGACATCTTATTCACCGGAGGACTCAAATGCCGAATCATAGATTACAGGTATCCATTAGCGCCATGTCCGTGTTGACAATTGGCGCACTCTTGAGCGGGTGTGGCAGTCAACCATCCGCCCAAACAGATTCCCCACCGCCCGCTACCGTGCCCAAAGGGACGTTGACGGCCGTGGCGAACGACAGCGCGTACGCCTACCTCAAAGGAAAGTGGGTCGACTTGCCGCCTAGCTCTGAAACCAGCGCGCCGACCGATCCATTTCAAACGCTCGATTTCTCAGGTGACGGAACGCCGACAGCCGCGACGGTCGGCAGCGACGGGAATATGTTCGACGGAAGTCAAGCGGCCCTTTGGGAATATAACAAGGGTTGGCAGGCCGTATCCATCAACGGTGACGGGACGATCACGGTACACGCGTGGTCACCTCAAAACATCCTGTACGCCGCGCCCGACGACGGTCAAACAAACGGGATTTGGCGACAATCTGGAGGGCACTGGCAACTTGTGAATGGCAGTGCAAACTTAGGTTACATCCAATCCATACAATGGTCGCCAGAAGGCACCCTTACGGTTGTGTCTGAAGCCTCGGACGGATCGACAACCGTTTGGCAGTATGTTAATAATCAATGGAAAAACTTGAACTCTGCGCACGTTCCATTTGCTGCGGACACAATCCAGGTATCCTGGTCTCCCGATGGCGTTCTTACGGTAGCTACAAACCATCATGGCGTCTGGCAATACCGTAACGGAACATGGACCCAACCAGGCGGCAAGAGTCCAATTGACACAGTCTCACAAGTTGGTTGGTCTCCGGAAGGAGAATTAGTGGTCTCGGGTGCAGGTGGACAATCCACCGGTTTGTGGGGCTTGGAGAATGGTACATGGTCTGCACTGGGCAATGCACAAGTGGCATCCCCATCACACGGTATCCGACAATTTGGATGGTCTCCCTCCGGCGTCCTCACCGTCAGTGATGCTGCGACAGACCACATCTACCAATTGAAGTCTGGGCATTGGGTGAGCATTTGGAACAAAACCTCTGCATCCGATCGCAACGCGAGTCCCCCAGCGTTTCAATGGTCGCCTTCAGGCGTGTTGACTTGCGATGGTGGAGATTTAGGCGGCATTTGGCAATACCAGGGCGGTACGTGGTCACAAATTGGCGGGGACAAGTCACCATTCCATGATATTACATCGGTGATTTACGGATG
Above is a genomic segment from Alicyclobacillus acidoterrestris containing:
- a CDS encoding Dabb family protein encodes the protein MVEHVVLFKFGPHTTDEQMQECIEKAATLQDEIPGIVDFVAGRDFSGRNQGFQVGLTVRFKDREALDHYIPHPKHQEFVQYTLDIGRQDIIVLDFEI
- a CDS encoding HD domain-containing protein, producing the protein MKTRADALQLLKQYTKSESLLRHAYAVEAACRAYAEKFGEDVEKWGIAGLLHDFDYEMYPSKEEHTIVGSRILAEQGYPEDVIYAIRAHADYNHLQRDTPLSKVVFACDEISGFVMAVAMVRPTKNLAEVEVRSVKKKLKDKAFARGVNRDDVYLGAEELGVSLDDHIATVIGALAAIAPELGLDGASA
- a CDS encoding WD40 repeat domain-containing protein; translation: MPNHRLQVSISAMSVLTIGALLSGCGSQPSAQTDSPPPATVPKGTLTAVANDSAYAYLKGKWVDLPPSSETSAPTDPFQTLDFSGDGTPTAATVGSDGNMFDGSQAALWEYNKGWQAVSINGDGTITVHAWSPQNILYAAPDDGQTNGIWRQSGGHWQLVNGSANLGYIQSIQWSPEGTLTVVSEASDGSTTVWQYVNNQWKNLNSAHVPFAADTIQVSWSPDGVLTVATNHHGVWQYRNGTWTQPGGKSPIDTVSQVGWSPEGELVVSGAGGQSTGLWGLENGTWSALGNAQVASPSHGIRQFGWSPSGVLTVSDAATDHIYQLKSGHWVSIWNKTSASDRNASPPAFQWSPSGVLTCDGGDLGGIWQYQGGTWSQIGGDKSPFHDITSVIYGWSK